A window of Pectobacterium carotovorum genomic DNA:
GACGGGGATGAATCCGGTGAGGTGGTGTTGCACGCGGGCAGTAATGTGAACATCCAACACTGGGAAAAAGACGATGGCTCATCCGCTATTCCTTTCTTCTCTTCTCTGGAAGCATTACAGAGCGTGATTACGGAAGAAGCGCCTTTTCTGGCGCTACCGACGCGTTCGCTGTTTGAAATGACGCAGGGCGTCACGCTGTTCCTCAATCCTAAGCTGCCGTATGGCAAAGAGTTTTTGCCGCAGGAAATTGAACATATTCTGTCTGGCGAAGGTAACGGCTTTGTTCAGCAACGCGTTGTTGAAGAAGAGATGCAGGTCATACTGAGTCAGCCAGCCGAGATGCCCGCACAGATGATTGATTCTCTAACGCAGCTGTTTACCAAACATCGCCATGTAAAACGGGCGTTTTTGGCGCAGATTCAGGAACCGGGTGAAGAGCAACCGCACCTGCTGATTGGTATTGATGCCGATCAGGATGAAGAAACTATCATCCGTGAAGCGGGCAGCGTCGCCAGCGATACATTGCCGGACGAGCGTCCTGTCGACCTGTGTCTGGTGAAAGAAGGCGAGCCGGGCATCAGCCACTACATGATTAAGCACACCACGCCGTTCTACGAGCGCAAGTGGGGGAGTTTCCTTAGGGAGTTTAAGGCCACCGGCAACGCCTGATACCCGTCATACTTCAAGCTGCTTGTGCGTTGGCTGCCCTTACTCACCCCAGTCACTTACCTGTGTAAGTTCCTGGGGATTCGTGCGGTTGCCGCGTTACAAGGCTATAAATGAGCCTTGCCCTAACGGGCCAACGCATAGCGTTGTTCAAAACGTTAACGTTTTGCCACGCAACTCGAATTATTTAGGGTATATAAGTTTGATACAGGCAACGGCGGATTACGATTTTTCCGCTGTTGCCTGCAATAGCAGTAAATCGATCAGCATCACCAGATTCGATTCAAATGAGCTAATCTCACCGGCTTCAGCCGCATAGTGAACCGCATCATCGTAGAGCCGGAAGTGCAAATCGGCTAACTCGCCTAATGAATTCAACGATGCACGGGTAAATGCGATTACCTTCATGCCAATGTTTTTGGCGATACGCGCCTTATCCAACACCTGCTCGGTTTCTCCACTGCGGGAGATGGCGATAAACACCTGATATTTCGGCGCATTATTGAGAAAAATGCCTCGGCTATCTCCTAACCCAGAGGAGAAGGCATCTTTCCCCAGCACCTGCAGTTTCTTCGCCAAATATTCGGCAAACAGATGGGAAAACCCCGCACCGTAGAGGAAAAAGTGGCTTTCCTGCCGCAGGATAGCGCTGAAAGCCGCTCTATCCTGATGGCTAATGTAGGCAAACGTGCGCTGATAATTGTCGATAAAATGCTGAAAAGCATCAGGAAGCGAAGCGTCATTGGGCGTAACGACAGGCGAGGGGGCAAGACGCGGATTATCCGCGAGCAGCGTTTTGCAGTGATAAATGAATTCACTGTAGCCGCTAAAGCCGATTTTTTGGCACAGCCGCATGATCGTCGCCGTGGACACATAGGTCTTCTGCGCCAGATCCCGCACCGTGATTTTGCCTATCAGTGATGAATGTTCGGCGATAAAAGCCAGCACGCGGTATTCCGCGCGCGTCAGCACCTGACCGTGCTGCATTAAGGATGCCAGCCGATTATCCACCCACGACTCCTGACCAACAGGCGGCAAAACACCGAGCGGGATTAATCACGCGCAATAGGGACATCATCGCGGCTACCCCAATCGCTCCACGAACCATCGTACAGCGTCACATTCGGGACATTTAACTGCGTCAGCGCCAGCACGACGACAGATGCTGTGACGCCGGAGCCGCAGCTGGCGACGATGGGACGAGTGAAATCCACGCCGTGCTTATGAAGAATGGTTGCCAGTTCTGCATTGGGTTTTAGCGCACCATGGCTCACTAAATCAGTCCACGGCACGTTCAGGCTGTTGGGAATATGGCCGCGATGCAGGCCGGGGCGTGGCTCATCCACTTCTGCGTTAAAACGCGGAGCGGGGCGGGCATCGACAATTTGTTCTGATTTATCCTGGCAGATGGAAAGCACGTCATCGCGTGAGCGAATGGCGTTCTCATCCAGCGTAGCGTGGAACGTGGTTGGCTTTGGTGTCACATCGCCCTGTTCCAGCGGTAGGTTTTGTGCTGTCCAGCCCGCCAGACCCCCGCTCAGGATTGAAAGGGATGTCGCGCCGAAGGTGTGCAGCATCCACCACGCACGCGGTGCGGAGAAGAGGTTGCCTTCATCGTAAATCACCAAATGCTGTTGGTTATCGATCCCCAACTCGCCCATTGCGTGTGCGAAGTCTTCGCGCGTTGGCATCATATGCGGCAGGTCGGTGCTGTGATCGGATAACGTTTCAATATCAAAAAAAACCGCGCCAGGCAGATGACCGGCGCGGTATTCAGCATGAATATCACGGGTGGCGTTGCCCGGAGGCAACATTCGGGCATCGATGAGCGTGATGCTGCTGTCATTCAGGTGGCTGGCAAGCCAGTCTGCGGAGACAAACCGTTCATGAGAAACGGGCAAATCAGAAGACGATGCTGACATAGATCCTCCACGTTGGGGCCGACGAATTCGACCCCGAATCTATCATTGATATGCAATGATAGATTCATTGTCAGCGATTTTCCCTCATCCGACAAGTCGCAGATTATTGGGCGATACCGTCTCTATATGCTTGTTTTAATTGCGGCCAGTAATCCTGATTGGCTTCAATCATCTCGTCCAGAATGGCTTTGGCGTGCTGCATGGTTGGCACGGTACGGTTCAGGGTAAATGCCTGCAAGGCCTTCTCGTAGCTGCCTTCCAGCGTGGCTTCAACCAGTAATTGCTCAGACGCTAACTGCTGCTCCAGCAAGGCGCGATGGAACTGCGGAACATTCCCCATTCGCACCGGCTCTGGCCCTTGTGCGGTGATATAAGCGGGCACTTCTACCATCGCATCGTAAGGCAGATTGGCGATAGCGCCTTGGTTTTCGACGATCACCAGATGGCGCTGGCGGAGATCGAACGCCAGCGAGCAGGCGACATCAACGATGAACGAACCGTGCACGCCAACGTGGAACGCATCCGACAGAATACCGGTTTCCTTGTAGCTGGCCGCCGCCGCAAACAGCTTCTTCTCACGCCCGTCCATCACTTCATTAGCGCGCGTGTAGTCAGGATCCTGATGCTCAACGATCTGGTTCGGCATCAGGTAGTACTGCAAATACGGATTCGGCACGAATTCCGGGAAATGATCCATGATTGGTTTGATATTGCGCCAAGTTTTCACCCATGATGGATCGGCGTGCTGCGGATCGGTATCGGCGGCATCGGCGGTCAACAGGCCGTAGCGAGCGATATGTTCGCGCAGTTCTGGCATACGATCGACACCGTCGACCAGCACGCGGGTAAACCAGCCAAAGTGATTCAGCCCGAAATAGTCCACGGTGATGTCGTGACGATCGACGCCCAGCACGGCGGCGATATTACGCATCGCGGCAACCGGCATATCGCAAATATTCAGCACGCGGGCGTTAGGACGCAGACGACGAACGCCTTCGGCAACAATCGCGGCAGGGTTGGAGTAATTGACGATCCACGCTTCTTTATGCGCATAGCGCTCAACCAGATCGATCAATTCGGCCATTGGCAGAATAGTACGCAGGCCGTAGGCCAGCCCGCCGGGGCCACAGGTTTCCTGCCCGACGACGCCGTGGCGTAGTGGGATTTTTTCATCCTGCTCGCGCATTTTGTACTGGCCGACGCGCATCTGGGCAAAGACAAAGTGGGCGCCGCTAAACGCGGTCTCCGCGTCGGTTGTGACGGTAAAGACGATGCTGTCACTGTGGTCGCGAATCACCTTTTCCACCACCGGCGCGATGATGTCCTGCCGCGGGCCGTCGATGTCATATAAACGAATCTCTGCCAGCGGGAAATCCGCAAGACGTACCATCAGACTTTTTACGATGCCCGGGGTATAGGTGCTGCCGCCACCGGCAATTGTCAGAATAAATGGGGGTTTCGTCATGGTGAGTCTCCTGTTAAAGCGCGTTTTCAACTGCTTCGCGTATAGTTTTGACGTGAAGTCCGTAAACCACCTGTACGTTGTTACCCTGTCGGATAACGGCTTTCGCACCGGTGTTCTTAAGCTGTTGTTCGTCTACCAAAGCGGGGTCGATGAGCGTGACCCGCAGGCGGGTGTAGCAGTTATCCACCACCTCGATATTGGGTTTGCCACCCAGCCCGGCGATGATGGTGGCACCAACAAGTTGGGCATCGCCTTTCACCGCGTCCTGCGTTTTTGCCGGATTCTCTGTCTTGGACTGATATTCGGTTTTGGAATAAAGCCGCGTCTCTTCCTCATCGGTTTCACGCCCTGGTGTTGGCATGTCGAAGTACAGAATCAGGAAGCGGAAGACGAAGAAGTAAATTACCGACATCGTCAGCCCAACCACGATGTACATCGGCCAGTTGGATTTCTCGATGCCCAGCGGTAGGTTATAAAGCAAGAAGTCGATGACGCCGTTGGCACCAATCGCATGCACACCCATGATGGAGAACAGCATCATCCCTATGCCGGTCAGTACGGCGTGGACGGCAAACAGCATGGGCGCGACGAACAGGAAGGAAAACTCCAGCGGTTCGGTGACGCCCAGTAAGAAAGAGGTAAAAGCGGCCGGAATCAGAATGGCTTTGGCGGCCAGCCGTTTTTCTGGCTTTGCTGTCACGTACATCGCCAGCGCAGCGGCCGTCAGACCAAACATTTTACTGATACCGCGCGCATCCCAGACCACGGTGGAACTCAGCTGTTTGACGTCCTGACAGGCCATTTCAGCAAAATAGATGTTGCGTGCGCCCTGATACAGCTTGCCGCACACCTCTGCGGTTCCGCCCAGTTCGGTGTACAGGAACGGGGTATAGACCAGATGATGCAGTCCGGTGGGGATCAGCACGCGTTCGAGAAAGCCATATATCGCGATGCCAACAGGGCCCGCGCCTTTGATAGCGAAGGCCAGCCAGGTAATGCCGTGCTGAGCAAACGGCCACAGGGTGCTCATCGCAAAGCCCAGCGCAATCGCCAGCGGAATCACGAGAATGGCGACGAAGCAGTGACCGGAATAGATCGCCATCACGCCGTTAAACTGTTTACTGGAATAGCGGTTATACAGATAGCCTGCGAATCCACCGATCAGGATACCGGCGAAAACGCCCATTTCCAGAACCTGAACGCCCAGCACCATGCCTTGCCCGGCAGGGCGCATTTCTGCGGCAGGCACGAGCTTGCCCTGCAATTGCAGCGTGATGTTCATGGCATTAATGAAGATGATAAACATCACCAGACCAATCAGCGCAGCGTAGCCCTTATCGCGCTTTGCTAGTCCGATCGGAATCCCGACGGCGAACACCAGCGCCAAATTAGCCAGAATCGCCACGGCAGATTTGGAAACCAGTTGACCAAAATCCTGAATCAAGGGGTGATTAAGTAAAGGGACGTAGCCCGCTAAATTGCCGTTACCGAACACATTCCCAAATGCGATGAATAACCCGACAATCGGGAGTATCAGCACCGGCCCATACAGGGACTTGCCGAAATTTTGCAATGCATTGACCGCTCTTTTCATTATCAGCCCTCTTACTGGCCATTATGGTGGGTACAGCAGCAAGGCTAGCAGTGAATGACAAAGAGATTCCAGTTATCTTATTGTTTTAAAAACAAATAACCTATAACGTTACAAGTAACCTTCAGAACTGTGATCGCCGATGATTTGTTACATTCAGTACTGGGCGGTGGGAAACGAAAAAGCACGAGGCGTAATCGTTAATGAAGAGAGGGTGAGAGGTAATATTTTTTTTAATAAAATGTTACCTCCTTGGTAGGCAACAAAGGCCGCTACCCTTATAATCTGCGCCACTTTCACTGGCTGGGTATACCCGTCATACTTCAAGCTGCATGTGCGTTGGCTTCTCTTACTCACCCCAGTCACTTACTGGTGTAAGCTCCTGGGAATGAAATGAGAGACATCCTGTCTCTCACCGAAGGCCAGCCGGTGGCTGGTCAAATTCGTTCCTGACGAATTTGTCCTGCGGTTGCCGCCTGCCTGCAACTCGAATTATTTAGGGTTGATACAATTCTTATAATCCGGCTGTAATCTGACAGTTTAGTTAATGAGGTCAATATGACGATAGAACGTACCTTCTCCATCGTAAAACCTAATGCGGTTGCCAAGAATGCCATCGGTGCGATTTACGCACGCTTTGAAAGCGCAGGTTTTACCATTGTTGCGGCTAAAATGCTGCGTCTGAGCCGTGAGCAAGCGGAAGGTTTTTACGCTGAGCATAAAGGCAAGCCGTTCTTTGATGGCCTGGTCGAATTCATGATGTCTGGCCCGATCATGGTGCAGGTGCTGGAAAGTGAAAACGCCGTCCAACGTAACCGTGACATCATGGGTGCCACTAACCCAGCAAACGCATTGGCGGGAACGCTGCGTGCTGATTACGCGGACAGCTTCACGGCGAACGCGGTACACGGTTCTGATTCTATCGAATCTGCTCAGCGTGAAATCGCTTATTTCTTCAGCGATGACGAAATCTGCGCGCGCGCGTAATGTTGCGTGTGATAAACAGGTTAGCGCGTGTGATGTTGCTTCTTTTTCGTTGCGTTAGTGTGCAGTGTCGAAGTAATGACACAGAAAAAAAGCGGTGATGGTGGCTTACCTGTTTTAAACTTTGTACAATGCTGCGCCCCGGATGAGCCTGCACTTATCCGGGGCGTTTCTTTGGTCATAACCATCGAATTCAACCTTCTTTTTAGCGCCATAACGTGTAATAACGAGGCCAGGATTGACAATGTCTAAGCAAATCGCGTCTGAAACCGTCGTGTCTGAAATGACGGCATCTAACACTACCGCATCTAAAACTACCGTATCCGAGCAAACCGTGTCCGAATTCTCTCCGGCGTCCGCTGATGCCTCTCAATCCGTCAAAGCCAGTGCGGAAAAAATCAACCTGTTGGATCTTAACCGCCAGCAAATGCGTGACCTCTTCATGTCGATGGGAGAGAAACCGTTCCGCGCCGATCAGGTTATGAAGTGGATTTATCACTACTGCTGTGATGACTTCAACCAGATGACGGATATTAACAAAGTTTTCCGCAGCAAATTGCAGGAGATCGCTGAAATTCGCGCCCCTGAAGTGGTGGACGAGCAGCGCTCTTCCGATGGCACCATCAAGTGGGCGATTCTGGTGGGCGGTCAACGGGTTGAAACGGTTTATATTCCAGAAGAAGATCGCGCCACGCTGTGTGTGTCGTCTCAGGTAGGCTGTGCGCTGGAGTGCAAATTCTGTTCAACGGCGCAGCAGGGCTTTAACCGTAACCTGCGCGTATCGGAGATCATCGGTCAGGTGTGGCGTGCGGCGAAGATTATCGGTGC
This region includes:
- the sseB gene encoding enhanced serine sensitivity protein SseB, with the translated sequence MEFSPRNKLEEVLILAATEPAHRPEFFSELMEATVFVLGTTDDGDESGEVVLHAGSNVNIQHWEKDDGSSAIPFFSSLEALQSVITEEAPFLALPTRSLFEMTQGVTLFLNPKLPYGKEFLPQEIEHILSGEGNGFVQQRVVEEEMQVILSQPAEMPAQMIDSLTQLFTKHRHVKRAFLAQIQEPGEEQPHLLIGIDADQDEETIIREAGSVASDTLPDERPVDLCLVKEGEPGISHYMIKHTTPFYERKWGSFLREFKATGNA
- a CDS encoding MurR/RpiR family transcriptional regulator, with amino-acid sequence MDNRLASLMQHGQVLTRAEYRVLAFIAEHSSLIGKITVRDLAQKTYVSTATIMRLCQKIGFSGYSEFIYHCKTLLADNPRLAPSPVVTPNDASLPDAFQHFIDNYQRTFAYISHQDRAAFSAILRQESHFFLYGAGFSHLFAEYLAKKLQVLGKDAFSSGLGDSRGIFLNNAPKYQVFIAISRSGETEQVLDKARIAKNIGMKVIAFTRASLNSLGELADLHFRLYDDAVHYAAEAGEISSFESNLVMLIDLLLLQATAEKS
- the sseA gene encoding 3-mercaptopyruvate sulfurtransferase, with protein sequence MSASSSDLPVSHERFVSADWLASHLNDSSITLIDARMLPPGNATRDIHAEYRAGHLPGAVFFDIETLSDHSTDLPHMMPTREDFAHAMGELGIDNQQHLVIYDEGNLFSAPRAWWMLHTFGATSLSILSGGLAGWTAQNLPLEQGDVTPKPTTFHATLDENAIRSRDDVLSICQDKSEQIVDARPAPRFNAEVDEPRPGLHRGHIPNSLNVPWTDLVSHGALKPNAELATILHKHGVDFTRPIVASCGSGVTASVVVLALTQLNVPNVTLYDGSWSDWGSRDDVPIARD
- a CDS encoding 6-phospho-alpha-glucosidase: MTKPPFILTIAGGGSTYTPGIVKSLMVRLADFPLAEIRLYDIDGPRQDIIAPVVEKVIRDHSDSIVFTVTTDAETAFSGAHFVFAQMRVGQYKMREQDEKIPLRHGVVGQETCGPGGLAYGLRTILPMAELIDLVERYAHKEAWIVNYSNPAAIVAEGVRRLRPNARVLNICDMPVAAMRNIAAVLGVDRHDITVDYFGLNHFGWFTRVLVDGVDRMPELREHIARYGLLTADAADTDPQHADPSWVKTWRNIKPIMDHFPEFVPNPYLQYYLMPNQIVEHQDPDYTRANEVMDGREKKLFAAAASYKETGILSDAFHVGVHGSFIVDVACSLAFDLRQRHLVIVENQGAIANLPYDAMVEVPAYITAQGPEPVRMGNVPQFHRALLEQQLASEQLLVEATLEGSYEKALQAFTLNRTVPTMQHAKAILDEMIEANQDYWPQLKQAYRDGIAQ
- a CDS encoding PTS transporter subunit EIIC, producing the protein MKRAVNALQNFGKSLYGPVLILPIVGLFIAFGNVFGNGNLAGYVPLLNHPLIQDFGQLVSKSAVAILANLALVFAVGIPIGLAKRDKGYAALIGLVMFIIFINAMNITLQLQGKLVPAAEMRPAGQGMVLGVQVLEMGVFAGILIGGFAGYLYNRYSSKQFNGVMAIYSGHCFVAILVIPLAIALGFAMSTLWPFAQHGITWLAFAIKGAGPVGIAIYGFLERVLIPTGLHHLVYTPFLYTELGGTAEVCGKLYQGARNIYFAEMACQDVKQLSSTVVWDARGISKMFGLTAAALAMYVTAKPEKRLAAKAILIPAAFTSFLLGVTEPLEFSFLFVAPMLFAVHAVLTGIGMMLFSIMGVHAIGANGVIDFLLYNLPLGIEKSNWPMYIVVGLTMSVIYFFVFRFLILYFDMPTPGRETDEEETRLYSKTEYQSKTENPAKTQDAVKGDAQLVGATIIAGLGGKPNIEVVDNCYTRLRVTLIDPALVDEQQLKNTGAKAVIRQGNNVQVVYGLHVKTIREAVENAL
- the ndk gene encoding nucleoside-diphosphate kinase, whose amino-acid sequence is MTIERTFSIVKPNAVAKNAIGAIYARFESAGFTIVAAKMLRLSREQAEGFYAEHKGKPFFDGLVEFMMSGPIMVQVLESENAVQRNRDIMGATNPANALAGTLRADYADSFTANAVHGSDSIESAQREIAYFFSDDEICARA